In the Cryptococcus neoformans var. neoformans JEC21 chromosome 1, complete sequence genome, one interval contains:
- a CDS encoding expressed protein, translating to MPYMYERPVGQQIKQRREEEARGRTEMELFKLLNGEQAGEVATFGNEAPADGMEVDNALYGGHQPSSINDRLLPAGFDTTNYSSNADWMYDAEARAAAEYSKQVAAQQAAIGTQQSKAYLFEREFPDPVNYHAQRSVWSPPRAEVPTWSNYEPAYRAPAVPARHAEHIYVAPPAPVEPSADAINGAFAFWYAQQVIHLLIVPGQFRAGTGGASDEEWGPAGREKDSYMRVGVLPPDYSRNWGRMGMTTPPSAPLAHQLSARRPEYEVRDPWNVAWAHSVKPTATFVSFILDMIQRMTISPSALVAGIWFLAGLGLHEGDGVKGTKLRQFLREQVSCEPEAVEKRVAMLGLILAGKWLDDNSFLTKSWTEVTSVPISQIDAMERLALADFNFSLYVPVPSWVDHVNKLFTALDLKRHRDEVDSIIHPILDRMAKEAHEVELTDPAAHAVQTYSKPVIDCRSSSDEIPAAADQATSRDWVSFASSYAHDQKLANSRWSARGSEDDVELERAERNVEMLLNDEDMDEVEQEVLEQDEDEEEFLEYDGAKKWLPTASEMRRSTSGTDAREQKAFALQAPRQDSRVQVSAPTQVPVTSFVRARSTTPTASQTFAGRPRAHGDWNAPTAANKRWHHAHNPFGFPVYLDPSCCQKIERKRTPINRHSSSYRPGYPSYAHTAVGAQIEPGMSIMREPASAVSEFGFMGGGGASMCGPKRWATAARW from the exons ATGCCCTACATGTACGAGAGGCCCGTTGGGCAACAAATTAAGCAGcggcgagaagaggaggccAGGGGAAGAACCGAGATGGAGCTTTTCAAGTTGTTGAACGGCGAGCAGGCAGGTGAAGTAGCGACCTTTGGAAACGAGGCGCCTGCCGACGGAATGGAGGTTGAC AACGCTCTGTACGGGGGACACCAGCCTAGCAGTATTAACgaccgtcttcttcctgccGGCTTTGACACCACCAACTATTCATCCAACGCCGACTGGATGTACGACGCCGAGGCCAGGGCTGCAGCCGAGTACTCCAAGCAAGTTGCGGCGCAACAGGCTGCAATCGGCACCCAGCAGAGCAAGGCTTATCTCTTTGAGCGCGAGTTCCCGGATCCCGTTAATTACCACGCCCAACGCTCTGTGTGGTCCCCTCCTCGCGCCGAAGTCCCTACCTGGTCCAACTATGAGCCCGCTTATCGAGCTCCTGCTGTTCCAGCGCG CCATGCCGAGCATATTTATGTAGCACCCCCTGCGCCTGTCGAGCCTAGCGCCGACGCCATCAACGGAGCTTTCGCCTTCTGGTACGCTCAGCAGGTTattcatcttctcatcgTCCCTGGTCAGTTCCGAGCTGGTACAGGTGGTGCttctgatgaagagtggGGTCCCGCTGGACGTGAAAAGGACTCTTACATGAGAGTCGgtgttcttcctcctgacTACTCTAGGAACTGGGGGCGAATGGGTATGACTACTCCTCCCTCTGCTCCCCTTGCGCACCAACTTTCTGCTCGTCGACCCGAGTACGAAGTTCGTGACCCCTGGAACGTCGCCTGGGCTCATTCTGTCAAGCCTACCGCCACTTTTGTCAGCTTCATCCTGGACATGATTCAGCGTATGACCATCTCTCCTAGCGCTCTTGTTGCCGGTATTTGGTTCCTTGCTGGTTTGGGATTGCACGAAGGGGATGGTGTCAAGGGTACCAAACTGAGACAGTTTTTGAGAGAGCAAGTTTCTTGCGAGCCTGAAGCtgttgagaagagggtTGCTATGTTGGGTTTGATTTTGGCTGGGAAGTGGTTGGATGACAACTCGTTCCTGACCAAGTCATG GACTGAGGTTACTTCTGTTCCCATTTCTCAAATCGACGCGATGGAGCGTCTAGCTCTTGCTGATTTCAACTTTTCTCTTTACGTTCCCGTCCCATCTTGGGTCGATCATGTCAACAAGCTTTTCACCGCTCTCGACCTTAAGCGTCACCGGGATGAAGTTGACTCGATCATCCATCCCATCCTTGACAGGATGGCCAAGGAGGCTCATGAGGTCGAGCTTACCGATCCTGCTGCTCACGCTGTGCAAACCTACTCCAAGCCCGTCATTGATTgtcgttcttcttcggaCGAGATTcccgccgccgccgacCAAGCTACCTCGCGCGACTGGGTCTCTTTCGCCAGCTCTTATGCCCACGACCAGAAACTCGCCAACTCTCGCTGGTCTGCCCGTGGgagtgaggatgatgttgaaCTTGAGCGTGCCGAGAGGAATGTTGAAATGTTGTTGAACGATGAGGATATGGACGAGGTCGAGCAAGAGGTCTTGGAgcaggatgaagatgaagaagagttttTGGAGTATGACGGAGCGAAGAAGTGGTTGCCTACTGCGTCCGAGATGAGGCGATCTACTTCTGGTACTGATGCTCGTGAGCAGAAGGCTTTTGCGTTACAGGCACCCCGACAGGATTCTCGAGTCCAGGTCTCAGCGCCTACTCAAGTTCCTGTTACCTCTTTTGTCCGCGCCCGTTCCACCACCCCCACGGCTTCGCAAACCTTTGCTGGTCGTCCCCGTGCCCACGGCGACTGGAACGCGCCTACCGCCGCCAACAAAAGGTGGCACCACGCTCACAACCCGTTCGGTTTCCCAGTCTACCTCGATCCTAGCTGCTGTCAGAAGATTGAGCGCAAGCGAACACCCATCAATCGCCACTCATCTTCTTACCGACCTGGCTATCCCTCTTACGCCCATACCGCTGTCGGTGCCCAGATTGAACCAGGAATGTCTATCATGCGTGAGCCGGCCTCGGCGGTGTCAGAGTTTGGGTTTATGGGTGGCGGAGGCGCGTCGATGTGTGGACCTAAACGGTGGGCTACCGCTGCTAGGTGGTAA
- a CDS encoding calcium ion transporter, putative, with product MSLPRRVSFPPDTQEDPPVSDSPLSSPKLPEYDPQSSSTTPIVSSNLPTDTANTASAGPRRRQQPSRQVTLDARPPSAARRGTTESARTQHSRAGSRRTSNSLDPNPGLIRRVTTVLFTPPKKIGKAPTYWGSIKAAITSTWLNILLVFIPIGWALYLAKHSGGKDSISDTAVFCCTFIAIIPLAGLLGFATEEAALRLGQTLGGLLNATLGNAVELIVAILALIKCELQVVQSSLVGSILSNILLVLGMCFFAGGVRFAEQAIKSTAAQLNASLLLIAVIAVLIPSAFHFSISSSTSNTDASELANGEGADLLSMSHAVSILLLILYLGYLLFQMWTHATYYVDDAVTGSTQYPEAITNVSEKLKFRNFHRRKHDEEEGYSTATTVSEATVPPSARPGGGEVPATHGPGTVASETGNRVEHESEEEEEEEETPQMNVVCTIALMVIDTVLVGVTAEFLVDSINGMVESNPSLSAEWVGLILLPIVGNAAEHFTAVSVSVKDKLDLSISVAVGSSIQIALFVIPVIELLAWTIGKPMTLLFDPYESIVLFLSVLIVNQTLADGRSNWMEGMVLMMLYIIIAVSFWYYPGSTTATLLGCQDSSSVTG from the exons ATGTCGCTTCCCCGCCGcgtctccttccctccaGACACCCAAGAGGACCCTCCAGTTAGCGACTCTCCGTTGAGCTCACCGAAACTCCCAGAATATGACCCCcaatcatcctccaccacgCCTATTGTATCCAGCAACTTGCCTACAGACACAGCCAATACTGCTTCTGCTGGGCCACGCCGACGCCAACAACCAAGCAGACAAGTCACGCTAGACGCACGTCCACCCTCCGCCGCCAGGCGTGGAACTACAGAAAGCGCTCGGACGCAGCACAGCAGGGCAGGCTCAAGACGGACGTCGAATAGTTTAGATCCCAACCCAGGTCTGATAAGGCGAGTTACGACGGTGCTGTTTACGCCACCGAAGAAGATTGGTAAGGCACCGACGTATTGGGGAAGTATAAAAGCTGCGATAACAAGCACTTGGTT AAATATTTTGCTTGTGTTCATACCCATCGGATGGGCGCTCTATCTTGCAAAGCATAGCGGCGGAAAGGACAGCATCTCTGACACTGCTGTTTTCTGCTGTACCTTTATCGCCATTATCCCTTTGGCCGGTTTGCTTGGGTTTGCCACCGAAGAGGCGGCTTTGCGACTAGGACAAACACTTGGTGGTTTACTCAACGCGACTTTGGGAAATGCCGTCGAGTTGATTGTTGCCATTCTTGCTCTTATCAAG TGCGAACTGCAAGTCGTGCAATCATCACTTGTCGGCTCCATCCTCAGTaacatccttcttgtcctcgGCATGTGCTTCTTTGCAGGTGGTGTCCGATTCGCTGAGCAAGCTATCAAATCTACCGCCGCCCAGCTCAACGCATCTTTATTGCTCATCGCGGTTATTGCCGTGCTCATCCCATCTGCTTTCCATTTTTCCATCAGCTCGAGTACGAGTAACACGGATGCTAGCGAGCTGGCCAATGGTGAGGGCGCTGATCTGTTGTCGATGAGTCATGCTGTATCGATCTTGCTTTTGATTCTGTACCTCGGTTATTTGCTCTTCCAAATGTGGACTCACGCC ACTTATTATGTCGATGACGCCGTAACAGGCTCGACTCAATACCCGGAAGCGATCACCAACGTCTCTGAGAAACTCAAGTTCCGCAATTTCCACCGTAGGAAGcacgatgaagaggaaggctaCTCAACGGCGACGACGGTATCGGAAGCTACTGTTCCTCCTAGCGCGCGTCCcggaggtggagaggtgCCAGCGACTCATGGTCCTGGGACCGTTGCTTCTGAGACTGGGAATCGGGTTGAACATgaaagcgaggaagaggaagaggaggaagagacgccGCAAATGAATGTCGTCTGCACTATC GCTTTGATGGTCATTGACACCGTTCTTGTCGGTGTGACGGCCGAGTTTTTGGTTGACAGTATTAATGGTATGGTCGAAAGCAATCCTAGTCTGTCTGCAGAATGGGTCGGTTTAATCTTGCTTCCTATC GTTGGTAATGCAGCAGAGCACTTTACAGCTGTGTCAGTGTCCGTGAAGGACAAACTCGACTTGTCAATCTCCGTTGCT GTGGGATCGTCGATCCAAATCGCCTTGTTTGTCATTCCCGTCATCGAACTGCTTGCTTGGACTATTGGCAAGCCCATGACACTCCTTTTCGACC CTTACGAGTCTATCGTACTTTTCTTATCTGTATTGATCGTCAACCAAACTTTGGCGGACGGACGATCAAA TTGGATGGAAGGTATGGTCTTGATGATGCTGtatatcatcatcgctgtATCGTTCTGGTACTATCCC GGATCAACCACCGCGACATTATTAGGTTGTCAAGATTCATCCAGCGTCACCGGCTAA
- a CDS encoding calcium ion transporter, putative, with amino-acid sequence MFHQNTQEDPPVSDSPLSSPKLPEYDPQSSSTTPIVSSNLPTDTANTASAGPRRRQQPSRQVTLDARPPSAARRGTTESARTQHSRAGSRRTSNSLDPNPGLIRRVTTVLFTPPKKIGKAPTYWGSIKAAITSTWLNILLVFIPIGWALYLAKHSGGKDSISDTAVFCCTFIAIIPLAGLLGFATEEAALRLGQTLGGLLNATLGNAVELIVAILALIKCELQVVQSSLVGSILSNILLVLGMCFFAGGVRFAEQAIKSTAAQLNASLLLIAVIAVLIPSAFHFSISSSTSNTDASELANGEGADLLSMSHAVSILLLILYLGYLLFQMWTHATYYVDDAVTGSTQYPEAITNVSEKLKFRNFHRRKHDEEEGYSTATTVSEATVPPSARPGGGEVPATHGPGTVASETGNRVEHESEEEEEEEETPQMNVVCTIALMVIDTVLVGVTAEFLVDSINGMVESNPSLSAEWVGLILLPIVGNAAEHFTAVSVSVKDKLDLSISVAVGSSIQIALFVIPVIELLAWTIGKPMTLLFDPYESIVLFLSVLIVNQTLADGRSNWMEGMVLMMLYIIIAVSFWYYPGSTTATLLGCQDSSSVTG; translated from the exons ATGTTTCACCAAA ACACCCAAGAGGACCCTCCAGTTAGCGACTCTCCGTTGAGCTCACCGAAACTCCCAGAATATGACCCCcaatcatcctccaccacgCCTATTGTATCCAGCAACTTGCCTACAGACACAGCCAATACTGCTTCTGCTGGGCCACGCCGACGCCAACAACCAAGCAGACAAGTCACGCTAGACGCACGTCCACCCTCCGCCGCCAGGCGTGGAACTACAGAAAGCGCTCGGACGCAGCACAGCAGGGCAGGCTCAAGACGGACGTCGAATAGTTTAGATCCCAACCCAGGTCTGATAAGGCGAGTTACGACGGTGCTGTTTACGCCACCGAAGAAGATTGGTAAGGCACCGACGTATTGGGGAAGTATAAAAGCTGCGATAACAAGCACTTGGTT AAATATTTTGCTTGTGTTCATACCCATCGGATGGGCGCTCTATCTTGCAAAGCATAGCGGCGGAAAGGACAGCATCTCTGACACTGCTGTTTTCTGCTGTACCTTTATCGCCATTATCCCTTTGGCCGGTTTGCTTGGGTTTGCCACCGAAGAGGCGGCTTTGCGACTAGGACAAACACTTGGTGGTTTACTCAACGCGACTTTGGGAAATGCCGTCGAGTTGATTGTTGCCATTCTTGCTCTTATCAAG TGCGAACTGCAAGTCGTGCAATCATCACTTGTCGGCTCCATCCTCAGTaacatccttcttgtcctcgGCATGTGCTTCTTTGCAGGTGGTGTCCGATTCGCTGAGCAAGCTATCAAATCTACCGCCGCCCAGCTCAACGCATCTTTATTGCTCATCGCGGTTATTGCCGTGCTCATCCCATCTGCTTTCCATTTTTCCATCAGCTCGAGTACGAGTAACACGGATGCTAGCGAGCTGGCCAATGGTGAGGGCGCTGATCTGTTGTCGATGAGTCATGCTGTATCGATCTTGCTTTTGATTCTGTACCTCGGTTATTTGCTCTTCCAAATGTGGACTCACGCC ACTTATTATGTCGATGACGCCGTAACAGGCTCGACTCAATACCCGGAAGCGATCACCAACGTCTCTGAGAAACTCAAGTTCCGCAATTTCCACCGTAGGAAGcacgatgaagaggaaggctaCTCAACGGCGACGACGGTATCGGAAGCTACTGTTCCTCCTAGCGCGCGTCCcggaggtggagaggtgCCAGCGACTCATGGTCCTGGGACCGTTGCTTCTGAGACTGGGAATCGGGTTGAACATgaaagcgaggaagaggaagaggaggaagagacgccGCAAATGAATGTCGTCTGCACTATC GCTTTGATGGTCATTGACACCGTTCTTGTCGGTGTGACGGCCGAGTTTTTGGTTGACAGTATTAATGGTATGGTCGAAAGCAATCCTAGTCTGTCTGCAGAATGGGTCGGTTTAATCTTGCTTCCTATC GTTGGTAATGCAGCAGAGCACTTTACAGCTGTGTCAGTGTCCGTGAAGGACAAACTCGACTTGTCAATCTCCGTTGCT GTGGGATCGTCGATCCAAATCGCCTTGTTTGTCATTCCCGTCATCGAACTGCTTGCTTGGACTATTGGCAAGCCCATGACACTCCTTTTCGACC CTTACGAGTCTATCGTACTTTTCTTATCTGTATTGATCGTCAACCAAACTTTGGCGGACGGACGATCAAA TTGGATGGAAGGTATGGTCTTGATGATGCTGtatatcatcatcgctgtATCGTTCTGGTACTATCCC GGATCAACCACCGCGACATTATTAGGTTGTCAAGATTCATCCAGCGTCACCGGCTAA
- a CDS encoding aminotransferase, putative — MPRISVPAFAKTVSSRLNFTSTRTLLYTRRMSTTPNAVIPQAKRMFDGATHKLDVWSIFTPANVPADCINLGQGFMNWAPPDWIRAESHESMDHDIMSNHYSHPRGRPRLLKAISKHYSPQFENIVARGKDLTNEEILVTSGANCGMFAALTAHCEPGDEVICIEPYFDQYFASIHFQGAKPVFVPLHPPTGKGIKHGGDWTLNIDEFAAAFTPKTKAVIINTPHNPVGKVFTKEELEQIAKVCIEKNVLVLADEVYDCMVYDGNKHFRIATLPGMWERTLTVGSGGKSFACTGWRVGWLIGPPQLTAATLAAHSRIVFCTNSPMQEAVAIGLEKAAEHKFFEEQVAAYEERRDILCSYFDQIGLSYTKPEGSYFLLVDISPVKVPEGYPIVETCKGRGKDFEFCWWLCQELKVVGIPPSEFYSEEHVNIGERFARFAFCKDPELLHAAGKRLLKLKEYL, encoded by the exons ATGCCCCGTATCTCAGTCCCTGCATTCGCAAAAACCGTTTCGTCCAGACTCAACTTTACATCTACAAGAACACTCCTATACACTCGCAGAATGTCTACAACCCCGAACGCTGTTATCCCTCaggcgaagaggatgttTGACGGTGCGACGCACAAGTTGGATGTGTGGTCCATCTTCAC CCCCGCCAACGTCCCCGCGGACTGTATCAACCTCGGTCAAGGTTTCATGAACTGGGCTCCTCCAGACTGGATCCGTGCCGAATCTCACGAGTCTATGGACCACGACATTATGTCAAACCACTATTCTCACCCTCGAGGTAGGCCTAGGTTGTTGAAGGCCATCAGCAAGCACTACAGCCCTCAGTTTGAGAATATTGTTGCCCGAGGAAAGGACTTGACTAATGAGGAGATTTTGGTTACTTCCGGTGCCAACTGCG GTATGTTTGCCGCTCTCACGGCGCACTGTGAGCCCGGAGATGAAGTCATCTGTATCGAACCCTACTTTGACCAGTACTTTGCTTCTATCCACTTCCAAGGTGCCAAACCCGTCTTTGTGCCCCTTCACCCTCCTACCGGCAAAGGTATCAAGCATGGCGGAGACTGGACGCTCAACATAGATGAATTTGCCGCTGCGTTCACTCCCAAAACCAAGGCGGTGATTATCAACACCCCTCATAACCCGGTTGGCAAAGTGTTCACCaaggaggagttggagCAAATTGCCAAGGTTTGTATTGAGAAGAATGTTTTGGTGCTTGCGGATGAGGTGTACGACTGTATGGTGTACGACGGGAATAAGCATTTCAGGATTGCTACATTGCCTGGTATGTGGGAGAGGACTTTGACTGTGGGATCTGGTGGAAAGTCGTTTGCTTGTACCGGTTGGCGAGTTG GATGGCTCATCGGTCCCCCCCAACTTACCGCTGCTACCCTCGCCGCGCACAGCCGAATTGTTTTCTGCACCAACTCTCCTATGCAAGAAGCGGTTGCTATCGGTCTCGAAAAAGCTGCTGAGCACAAGTTCTTCGAGGAACAAGTCGCTGCTTACGAAGAGCGCCGAGACATTCTTTGCTCGTACTTTGACCAAATTGGTTTGAGTTACACCAAGCCTGAAGGATCATACTTTTTGTTGGTGGATATTAGCCCCGTCAAGGTGCCCGAGGGTTACCCTATCGTAGAGACCTGTAAGGGCCGAGGAAAGGACTTTGAGTTTTGTTGGTGGTTGTGTCAGGAGCTCAAGGTGGTAGGCATTCCTCCTTCCGAG TTCTACAGCGAGGAGCACGTCAACATTGGTGAGAGGTTTGCTCGTTTCGCTTTC TGCAAAGACCCCGAACTTTTGCATGCTGCGGGCAAGAGGTTGCTCAAGCTGAAGGAGTACTTGTAA
- a CDS encoding transcriptional activator, putative — MSPQQRASSPDVLASPVTPGNVSTSTTNANSAATSSNNGAPQAVSGSPANGNQTLSPGRKRRKVTRSRLGCLTCRKRRKLCDMAKPVCQACTRLKIQCSWPSESASKPPRSSSQRQSQTPAVSESPFVPPTDLDNMTHSISPYMSYGPTSTILPHSYTPSQASAPSTAAAGPLSASNTLEDFTRIFGHIEEDRAGLQMNERNVRPYAIYSASAVPEVGLPPELNTEAEVMDWLNGSCSLDESMLQLWAADCLAVPTTQTFNAFDSLNNLLQPTPPSQDHVDASHPAPSHGPSDPQPPQPISRPESGRQSPSHFHSPSRRSDRGTPTSQPQTALLHYFHDSLARLVSCTGDASSNAFEAFTKLSNMAAGQGSAGQGLHLSILAWAARHAVNRGLVKYEAASEKFSSQSATLVNNRMRDLFDGDGNERRSGAMPNHEKNREYMTLLASNLMLMQFKICRGDVWGFDTVVRHLTVLVPFVFRTEKDFQAESMHHQFFENVLYHDVLGSFILNRAPMVPSSLVSHYCSFNLEALNTLTGASLPLFSTMHRLAALVRQRRGRRGKGWSDEDLFDALQRAMELEKDLTDEKKRLDALLIAKPHVKPHRYLHEAFRLTCLIQLHHDVLCEPPSSLHIRLLVRQSLSLLETMIDQSLPGLCSAHWVIFQTALCCVAGGQDKAELDDRETVERIYDDILHEYGFLNVERSRKIVHEVWARNQDGQLHMDWLDLLEEYDWEIFVV; from the exons ATGTCGCCACAGCAACGAGCGTCGTCGCCCGACGTGTTGGCATCACCTGTCACTCCTGGAAACGTTTCGACATCTACTACGAATGCGAACTCTGCTGCTACATCTTCGAACAATGGAGCACCCCAAGCTGTATCTGGATCACCAGCAAACGGAAATCAAACACTGAGCCCtgggagaaaaaggcggAAGGTTACACGGAGTCGATTGGGATGTCTTACATGCcgcaagaggagaaaacTTTGTGATATGGCAAAACCTGTCTGTCAGGCGTGTACCCGATTGAAGATT CAATGTAGTTGGCCGTCAGAATCAGCTTCCAAGCCTCCTCGATCATCTTCGCAAAGACAATCTCAAACGCCGGCTGTCAGCGAATCCCCTTTCGTACCTCCTACAGATCTCGATAACATGACCCATAGTATATCTCCGTATATGTCTTACGGTCCAACTTCCACAATACTGCCTCACTCCTACACCCCTTCGCAAGCTTCTGCTCCGAgtactgctgctgctggacCTCTTTCGGCGTCGAATACTCTGGAGGATTTCACTCGTATCTTTGGACATATAGAAGAAGATCGGGCCGGATTGCAAATGAATGAACGAAATGTTCGGCCCTATGCCATTTATAGTGCATCTGCAGTCCCAGAAGTTGGTCTACCACCGGAACTGAACACAGAAGCCGAGGTGATGGATTGGTTAAATGGTAGTTGCAGCCTTGACGAG TCGATGCTCCAACTATGGGCTGCTGATTGCCTAGCAGTACCCACTACGCAAACGTTTAACGCCTTCGACTCTCTCAACAACCTCTTGCAACCTACACCCCCATCCCAAGATCACGTCGACGCTTCTCATCCGGCTCCATCCCATGGTCCCTCCGATCCTCAGCCTCCTCAACCCATTTCTCGTCCCGAATCTGGTCGTCAGTCCCCTTCACATTTTCATTCCCCATCTCGTCGTAGCGATCGAGGCACTCCTACAAGCCAGCCCCAAACCGCCCTCTTACACTACTTCCACGATTCTCTCGCTAGACTTGTTTCCTGTACCGGGGATGCTTCCTCAAATGCCTTTGAAGCATTTACAAAGCTTTCAAATATGGCCGCTGGGCAAGGATCAGCCGGTCAGGGGTTACATCTGTCTATCCTTGCGTGGGCGGCTCGACATGCTGTGAACAGAGGACTCGTAAAGTACGAAGCAGCGAGTGAAAAATTTAGTTCGCAGTCGGCAACATTGGTGAATAATAGAATGAGAGATTTGTTTGATGGAGATGGTAACGAGAGAAGGAGCGGAGCAATGCCTAATCATGAAAAGAATAGAGAGTATATGACATTGTTGGCGTCTAATCTGATGCTGATGCAATtcaag ATATGCCGTGGTGATGTATGGGGATTCGATACGGTGGTTCGGCATCTGACTGTGCTCGTACCATTTGTCTTTCGGACAGAGAAAGACTTCCAAGCCGAGTCAATGCATCACCAGTT CTTTGAGAATGTCCTATATCATGATGTTCTG GGCTcattcatcctcaatcGCGCTCCCATGgtcccctcctccctcgtTAGCCACTACTGCAGTTTTAACCTTGAAGCTCTCAATACCCTCACTGGGGCCAGCTTACCGCTTTTCTCCACAATGCATCGCCTTGCAGCTCTAGTGCGAcaacgaagaggaaggagaggtaAAGGATGGAGTGACGAAGACTTGTTTGATGCGTTGCAGCGAGCGAtggagctggagaaggatctaacagatgaaaagaagagactcGATGCGCTCTTAATTG CTAAACCGCATGTCAAGCCTCATCGTTACCTGCACGAAGCATTCCGATTGACATGCCTCATCCAACTCCACCACGATGTCCTCTGTGAGCCCCCTTCATCTCTGCACATTCGCCTCCTCGTCCGGCAATCCCTTTCATTGCTTGAAACAATGATAGATCAGAGCTTGCCAGGGTTATGTTCAGCCCACTGGGTGATATTCCAGACGGCGTTGTGCTGTGTTGCCGGAGGACAGGATAAAGCCGAACTGGATGATCGCGAGACGGTGGAGCGGATATATGATGATATCTT ACATGAGTACGGGTTTCTCAACGTTGAGCGATCACGGAAAATTGTTCATGAAGTTTGGGCGAGAAATCAGGATGGACAATTGCATATGGATTGGTTAGATCTTTTGGAAGAATATGATTGGGAAATCTTTGTTGTTTGA
- a CDS encoding D-3-phosphoglycerate dehydrogenase, putative, with protein sequence MAISPSTKGQNGILNGVANGHHINGTNGTCGAHVKPRVFALDPLHSEALTLAEKHFDLVLPGHEGENQWQEEAQGLLVRGSYVTAEDLERATSMKGGKLKYISKQGTGVDKIDIVNAKKLGIPVMNTPGVNAQAVAELAFGMMLSLARQTPSIDRKIRKGASVTKLDGWKGQMLYGKTLGVIGGGNIGLLVAKMFAGAFSGKIVLYDPYLKSLDTWHSAIPNASIHKVSEIDELLTTSDIVTIHVPLTPSTENMISAPQFKTMKPTAILINTARGGIINEEDLSQALLNEEIFAAGLDAFTVEPPSLERYPDLCASERVLMLPHIGAACESVQQATCLAMVQNLVNAFEGKVENRVY encoded by the exons ATGGCAATCTCCCCCTCAACCAAAGGCCAAAACGGCATCCTCAATGGTGTCGCAAATGGGCATCACATAAATGGTACCAACGGCACGTGTGGAGCTCATGTGAAGCCCAGAGTCTTCGCCCTGGATCCCCTTCATTCTGAAGCCTTGACACTCGCTGAGAAACATTTTGACCTGGTGCTTCCCGGCCATGAAGGGGAGAACCAATGGCAAGAGGAAGCCCAAGGCTTGCTCGTTCGAGGTTCATACGTTACGGCTGAAGACTTGGAACGAGCCACTTCCATGAAGGGCGGAAAATTGAAATACATCTCCAAGCAGGGCACCGGAGTGGACAAGATCGATATTGTGAATGCCAAAAAATTGGGAATTCCTGTCATGAACACCCCCGGAGTGAAC GCTCAGGCAGTGGCAGAACTTGCTTTTGGAATGATGCTATC CTTGGCGCGGCAAACCCCCTCGATTGACCGTAAGATACGGAAGGGTGCCTCGGTGACGAAGCTAGACGGATGGAAAGGGCAAATGCTGTACGGAAAGACGCTGGGCGTTATCG GTGGTGGTAATATCGGCCTGCTCGTTGCGAAAATGTTTGCTGGCGCATTCTCAGGTAAGATCGTACTTTACGATCCATACCTCAAATCCCTAGACACCTGGCACTCGGCCATACCAAATGCTTCAATCCACAAGGTCTCAGAGATAGATGAGCTCTTAACAACAAGCGATATTGTGACGATCCACGTGCCGCTAACTCCCTCGACGGAAAATATGATCTCGGCGCCCCAATTCAAGACCATGAAGCCCACTGCGATCCTGATCAATACTGCCCGAGGCGGAATTATcaatgaggaagatcttTCTCAAGCGCTTCTTAACGAAGAAATCTTTGCGGCGGGTCTCGATGCTTTTACCGTGGAGCCCCCGAGCTTGGAGAGGTATCCGGATTTGTGCGCTAGTGAGCGCGTATTGATGTT GCCGCATATCGGAGCTGCATGCGAATCTGTTCAGCAGGCTACGTGTCTCGCCATGGTTCAAAATCTCGTCAATGCCTTTGAAGGCAAGGTCGAGAATCGGGTATATTAA